One Oncorhynchus masou masou isolate Uvic2021 chromosome 27, UVic_Omas_1.1, whole genome shotgun sequence genomic window carries:
- the LOC135516403 gene encoding glycogen phosphorylase, muscle form: protein MCSTVCMCVYIYNSAGLAYQLWCPHFDETEGGRKDTQCDTQSHLPSSSVDICLSDLQSHNRKYAFTKMPKPLTDQDKRKQISVRGLAGVENVSDLKTNFNRHLHFTLVKDRNVATKRDYYFALANTVRDHLVGRWIRTQQHYYEKDPKRVYYLSLEFYMGRTLQNTMVNLALENACDEATYQLGLDMEELQDIEEDAGLGNGGLGRLAACFLDSMASLGLAAYGYGIRYEFGIFNQKIVNGWQVEEADDWLRYGNPWEKARPEYMRPVHFYGRVEHTPEGVKWVDTQVVLALPYDTPVPGYRNNVVNTMRLWSAKAPCDFNLKDFNVGGYIQAVLDRNLAENISRVLYPNDNFFEGKELRLKQEYFVVAATLQDIVRRFKSSKFGSTEVVRVDLSTLPDKVAIQLNDTHPAMAIPELMRILLDTEHQKWEKAWDICTRTCAYTNHTVLPEALERWPTDLLQNLLPRHLEIIYEINRRHLERIAKLYPGDHDRLRRMSLVEEGDQKKVNMAHLCIVGSHAVNGVARIHSDILKATLFKDFYEVDPHKFQNKTNGITPRRWLVMCNPGLAEVIAERIGEDYIRDLDQLKKLLAFVDDDSLIHDIAKVKQENKLKFSAYLEEHYKVKINPNSMFDVQVKRIHEYKRQLLNCLHIITLYNRIKKEPNKNWTPRTIMIGGKAAPGYHTAKLIIRLITAIGEVVNHDTVVGDRLKVIFLENYKVTLAEKIIPASDLSEQISTAGTEASGTGNMKFMLNGALTIGTMDGANVEMAEEAGEENLFIFGMRVDDVDAMDKSGYDAMDYYNRIPELKQAMDQIAGGFFSPDQHDLFKDIVNMLLHHDRFKVFADYEAYIKCQEKVSALYKNPKEWTKMVIHNIAGCGKFSSDRTISQYAREIWGMEPSLERIPAPDDPRQ from the exons ATGTGCTCGACTGTTTGTATGTGCGTTTATATATATAACAGTGCAGGTCTGGCATACCAACTCTGGTGTCCACACTTTGacgagacagagggaggaaggaaggacacACAGTGTGACACGCAAAGCCATCTCCCATCATCCTCGGTTGATATTTGCCTTTCGGATCTACAGTCGCACAATAGAAAATACGCATTTACCAAGATGCCCAAGCCACTGACAGACCAGGATAAGAGGAAGCAGATATCGGTGCGGGGGCTTGCAGGAGTGGAAAATGTTTCAGACCTTAAGACGAATTTTAATCGCCATCTCCACTTTACTCTGGTAAAGGACCGAAATGTGGCGACCAAACGGGACTACTACTTCGCCTTGGCCAACACTGTCCGCGACCACCTGGTGGGCAGATGGATCAGGACGCAGCAGCACTACTATGAGAAAGACCCCAAA CGTGTGTATTACCTGTCCCTGGAGTTCTACATGGGGCGCACCCTGCAGAATACCATGGTGAACCTGGCTCTGGAGAACGCATGCGACGAGGCTACCTATCAG TTGGGCCTGGACATGGAGGAGCTGCAGGACATTGAGGAAGATGCCGGCCTGGGAAATGGTGGCCTTGGACGGCTCGCCG CCTGCTTCCTAGATTCCATGGCGTCTCTGGGACTGGCAGCTTACGGCTACGGCATCCGCTATGAGTTCGGCATCTTCAACCAGAAAATTGTGAATGGCTGGCAG GTAGAGGAGGCTGACGATTGGCTGCGCTACGGCAACCCCTGGGAGAAGGCCCGCCCCGAGTACATGCGACCCGTCCACTTCTACGGCAGAGTGGAGCACACCCCCGAGGGTGTGAAATGGGTCGACACACAG GTAGTGTTGGCCCTTCCTTATGACACCCCAGTCCCTGGCTACAGGAACAACGTTGTGAACACCATGAGACTGTGGTCTGCCAAGGCCCCCTGTGATTTCAACCTGAAAGACT TCAATGTGGGTGGCTATATTCAAGCTGTGCTGGACAGAAACTTGGCTGAGAACATCTCCCGTGTTCTGTATCCCAATGACAAC TTCTTCGAGGGGAAGGAGCTTCGTCTGAAGCAGGAGTACTTTGTGGTGGCGGCCACTCTGCAGGACATCGTGCGTCGCTTCAAGTCCTCCAAGTTCGGTTCCACTGAGGTTGTGCGCGTTGACctgtccaccctacctgacaaG GTGGCCATCCAGCTGAACGACACCCACCCTGCCATGGCCATCCCTGAGCTGATGAGGATCTTGTTGGACACGGAGCACCAGAAATGGGAGAAG GCCTGGGACATCTGCACACGTACCTGTGCCTACACCAACCACACCGTCCTGCCTGAGGCTCTGGAGCGCTGGCCCACAGACCTGCTCCAGAACCTTCTGCCCAGACACCTGGAGATCATCTACGAGATCAACCGACGTCACCTGGAG cgCATCGCTAAGCTCTACCCCGGGGACCATGATCGCCTGCGCCGCATGTCCCTAGTGGAGGAGGGCGACCAGAAGAAGGTCAACATGGCCCACCTGTGCATCGTGGGCTCCCACGCCGTCAACGGAGTGGCCCGCATCCACTCGGACATCCTCAAAGCAACTCT GTTCAAGGACTTCTACGAGGTGGACCCCCACAAGTTCCAGAACAAGACCAACGGGATCACGCCCCGACGCTGGCTGGTCATGTGCAACCCTGGGCTGGCTGAAGTCATTGCAGAG AGGATCGGTGAGGATTACATCCGAGATCTGGATCAACTGAAGAAGTTGCTGGCGTTTGTGGATGACGACTCTTTGATTCATGACATCGCCAAGGTCAAACAG GAGAACAAGCTTAAGTTTTCTGCCTATCTTGAGGAGCACTACAAGGTGAAGATCAACCCCAACTCCATGTTCGACGTTCAAGTCAAGAGGATCCACGAGTACAAGAGGCAGCTGCTCAACTGCCTGCACATCATCACTCTCTACAACC GCATCAAGAAGGAGCCCAACAAGAATTGGACCCCCAGGACTATCATGATTGGAGGAAAG GCTGCTCCTGGGTACCACACGGCAAAGCTGATCATTAGGCTGATCACTGCCATCGGAGAGGTTGTCAACCACGACACTGTGGTGGGAGACCGCCTCAAAGTCATCTTCCTGGAGAACTACAAGGTCACTCTGGCAGAGAAAA tCATCCCTGCGTCCGACCTGTCTGAGCAGATCTCCACAGCTGGCACTGAGGCATCTGGCACTGGCAACATGAAGTTCATGCTGAACGGAGCGCTCACCATTGGCACCATGGACGGAGCCAACGTAGAGATGGCCGaggaggctggagaagagaacCTCTTCATCTTCGGCATGAGGGTGGACGACGTGGACGCCATGGACAAGAGTGG ATATGATGCCATGGACTACTACAACCGCATTCCTGAGCTGAAGCAGGCCATGGACCAGATCGCTGGTGGATTCTTTAGCCCCGACCAGCACGACCTCTTCAAGGACATTGTCAACATGCTGCTACACCATGACAG ATTCAAGGTGTTCGCTGACTACGAAGCTTACATCAAATGCCAAGAGAAAGTCAGTGCTCTCTACAAG AACCCTAAAGAATGGACCAAGATGGTGATCCACAACATTGCTGGTTGTGGTAAATTCTCTAGCGACCGCACTATCTCCCAGTACGCCCGGGAGATCTGGGGCATGGAGCCCAGCCTGGAAAGGATCCCTGCCCCAGACGATCCTCGCCAATAA